gagtttttttaatattttgacaaGGTTTGTTCTAGCTAGTTTTTGCAAAATCTagcttcaaaatatatgttttgatgGGCAAATTTTGCATGTAATCACTTGTACATACTAGTTACATGtattgttgtaatttttttggagGGACAAATGCatttaaacttttatataaaatacctgcggtctattttttttatctgtaactTTTTTGTCTTTATATAAATAGATGGATCGGTCATCATGGATGTATGAGATGCGGAGAACGCAGCTGATATTTATTAAGGAAGCATCTAAATTTATTGATTAGGCTAAGGCGCATGCTTTGAGGGAGAATATGACAAAGATTTTTTGTCCGTGCCGTCATTGCAAGAATCAGAAATTGTTGGTAGAGCCTGGTGAAATATTGGGTCACATAATGGAGTACGGATTCACCGCCAACTACAAGGTTTGGACTTATCACGGGGAATTCGCCAATCCCAAAGATGACGATGAAGAGTTAAGTTTCGAGATGAATGAGGCAGAGAATTTTATAATCGAAGACATGTCCCATGAAAGAATGGATGTCGATGTTTCCACCGATAGTGATGATTTCGAGGGTGGTTTTGATTTAGAGGATATGCTATGCCATGTTGAACCAGAGGTGCTAACGGGCAGGTCACGAGGATTGGAGAATTGGCAGGTATTAGAGAAGGCATCGAAGGATCTTCTTTATGATGAAACGAAGGGATGTGATAAGGATTTCATAGTATTGCGTTCAGTGCTTGAATTTCTGAGATTGAAGGCTAAACATGGATGGTCGGACACAAGTTTTAACGATCTGATGAGTTTGTTGCGTGTGTTGCTTCCTAAGCCTAACTTTGTAGCATCAAACATGTATCAAGTGAAGAAACTCATATGTCTGATATGTTTGGAGAAAACTTCGTACAAATACCTGACGTCGTCTTTGAAGATAGTGTACATGCGACATCGACGGTTCCTACCACAAAGACACAGGTACCGTAAGATGGCCAGATTGTTCGATAATACAGTGGAGAATGACACTGCCCCAGAAGCACAAAGTGGTACATACGTGTATGAGATAACAAAGAAGATTAAGGTTGTATATGGCAAGGGAAAGAAGAAGACAGTAAAGAGGAAGAAAGGTGATGGTGACAAAGATACTACGTTGCCTTTCAAGAAGCACTCAATTTTCTTCAGATACTTAGATTACTGGAAGGACCTAGAGATTCGACATGCAATTGATGTTATGCACCTCAAGAAGAACGTGTTTGATAGCACCATTGGCACATTGCTGGACATCCCGAGTAAGACGAAGGATGGATTGAAGTCACGTAATGACCTTGTAGATTTGGCCATACGGCATGACCTTCACCCAGTAGTGCTGCCAAATGGAAAGACCGAGATTCCTCCTGCTTGTTACTCGTTGAcacttgaagagaaaaaaagccTTCTGTAAATGTTTACAAGGGGTTAGAGTGCCTACTGGTTTCTCATCGAACATCAGGAAGCTAGTATCAATAAAGGATTTGACCATTTCCGGATACAATGCGCATGACTGCCATAGGTTGCTAACGGTATTCCTACCAATTGCTATAAGGGCAGTCAAACCAGTCCATACCAAGGTTGTTATAACAaagttgtgctactttttcaatcAAATTTCGCAGAAGGTATTTGATCCTCTGGAATTTGGTCCCCTTCAGACATTTGCTGTCGAGATCGTATGCCAGCTTGAGATGTATTTCCCACCATCATATTTAGATATGATGGAGCATTTGATCGTTCACATCATTCCTCAGATTATTGAACTTGGTCCCTTATACTTACATCAGATGTGGGCCTATGAGCGTTACATGTCGATCCTCAAAGGCTATGTACGCAATCGCGCTCACCCCGAAGGATCAATGATAGAGGGATACACAACTGAAGAGGCGGTCGAGTGTTGTATGGATTACATAAAGAATGCTAATGCCATTGGGATTCCTGTTCATCGACACGAAGGGAGATTGTCTGGAAGGGGTACACAGCGTTCTTAAATAGCTCGCTATCGTTGAGCCATTCATTGAGCGACACCTTGAAGAAATCAAAGCCTGCTTCCCAGGGCGATCCAATGATTGGGTATCAAGAGAGCACAAGCGTCGCTTTCCTCTGTGGTTCAAAGATCTAAACCTGCCAGTTGGTAATTCTGTGGAGGAACTTACTTTACAAAGACTGGCATGTGGGCCTTCAAGTATTGTCAATTCATGGCAAGGTTACAACATCAATGGATTTACCTTGTATACGACTACGAAGGATATGAAAAGCACCACACAAAACAGTGGGATCCGTGTCGAAGTGATTGACACGAGTGGTGAAAAGAAGTTGTATTATGGGACCATACATTAAATATGGGAACTGGACTATGGCCTGAACATCCAGATCCCTGTGCTCCGTTGTGAATGGGTTAAAGACACAACAGGGGTTTCCGTTGATGACTACGGGCTAACAATAGTCGATCACAGTAAAACAGGCCACAAGGATGATCCATGGGTTTCAGCAGAGCGTGTGGCtcaagtgttttatgtgaaGGACCCTTCGgatgaaagaaaaactattgtCATATCCGGAAAGCAACAGATCGTCGGCATCGACAACATCGAAGACCCCAATGATTACAACCAGTTCGACGATGTACCATTGTTTACTGATCTTCCTATGCGAATTAAGAAGGTTGAGAGAACAATCGATGAAGCGAATATGTCGTACGTTCGAGCAGATGGTGTTGCCAAGGTTATTAAGTCATAGTTATTTTGTAACCTTTAGTTGTCATTGTGTTCCAAATGTATCCGGATGAATTTAAGTGCCCCTTATGTTGTACTCATTAGCATGTAACATTTGGTAATGAGTTTTAAgtaattttcacaaaactactgatactttgatcaaattatcacaaaactacagatttaatgacaatttaatcacaaaacttaaaacaattacattaaatctatagttttgtgataaatttattgttataTGTAGTTCTGTGATACATCACTTTAAATCTATAGTGTTGTGATAATTTGACCaaagtatttgtagttttgtgaaatttactcatgaGTTTTCTTACTGCCTAAAATATTTGGAATTTTTGTTGTAccaaaatattggaaaaaatatatatgtacagtttatttagatgaaagaaaaaatatgaGTTTATTTGGTAAAAAGATCTTTCCATGCGGGCGACTTAAGCCGCCCGCATGGAAAGatcattttcgcatgcggctggcTTAACGTTCCGCATGGAAAGATCATTTTCGCATGCAGCCAGCTTAAGTCGCCCGCATGGAAAGatcatttttccatgcggcCGCTTAAGCCACCCGCATGCGATGATCTGCGCCTATATATAGGGAGCGCGGGGAGCCAAAATTTTCTAAGTCCCGGCgcccgcgaaccctagccgccaggCTGCCAAAATTTCCCCCTTCGccgcgtcgccaccgccggctcgtCCCCAAGACCTCCCCCTCACCGCCAAGTCCTccgccggctcctccccgaagtcgtccccctcgccgtcgccgtgtcgccgccgccaggaccTCTCCCCggcccctcgccgtcgccagcgccaagtcttccccgccaccgccggctcctccccgaAGTCATCcccctcgccatcgccgtcgccgccgccaggaccTTTCCCCCCTcaccgcgtcgccgctgccaagTCCTCCCCGCTaccgccggctcctccccgaAGTCGTCCCccttgtcgtcgccgtcgccgccgccaggacctctcccccctcgccgcgtcgccgccgccaagtcctccccgccaccgccggctcctccccAAGTAGTATCCCTctctgccaccgccgtcgccgccggcaatacctccccgccaccgccgcaccggctcctccggtcCCAAGTCCCCCGGtaacattttctttaaaaaaaaagaaatgtgaaatgtgcaattgtggattgtgaaatgtgcaattgtggattgtggattgtTTAATTTTGAGAATGTTTAATTGTGCAATTTTGAGAATGTTTAATTGTGGATTATGTTCAATCTCGGAATTATGTTAAATTGTGACTTGTGTCAATCtcggacttatgttaaattgggacttatgtcaaAATGAGAcatgttaaattgggacttatgttataTTGgcacttatgttaaattgggacttatgttataTTGgcacttatgttaaattgggacttatgttataTTGGCACTTATTTTAACATTGAGTTTGATGTCAATCTCGGAATTATGTTAAATTGTGTCTTGTGTCAATCtcggacttatgttaaattggtaCTTATGTTAAaatgggacttatgttaaaatTGGGACATATtcgttaaattgggacttatgttaaattgtgaCTTATGTTacattgggacttatgttaaaatTGGCACTTATATTAAATTGGGACTTACGTCAAATTAGGACTTATGTCaaattatgttaaattgggacttacgtcaaattgggacttatgtcaaatttttttacgtCAAGTTGGAAGATGTCAAACGATAAGGTTCCATCGAACGCACCAATAGCGCCTCAAGAAGGTAACGCTCCTCAAAAATCCGGTAGCAACAAGCAACATGACGCTTCCAGTGAAGAAACGTGGCGCACACCAAGTGACCCGTTTCCAATGGAAATAACACAAGTCGCCCCTCGCGATGATGATCCGGACTACATACCTATGGAACAGGCCTTAAGTGCTGAATATTGTTAGCCATATATTATTTACTAACTATGATGTGACATGAACCTAATGATGTAGAGAGTTACCTATACTATGCAGATGGTAGTCCGACGCCGCTCGAAACGTAAAGCCGTGAGGActaggagagaggaagaagttgAGATGGACACTGCTACGTCTGCACCTGAACGTACAGATACATCTATAAGTGTAGGCGGGAGTGGGAAAAAAAGACGTGGTGAGAGAAGTAAGAATAAATTACCCAAGGAAATTTACAATGTGATTGCTCTCGATCAGGATAGGAAGCCCGTTGAGCCACCGATAGTGCGGTCCAAGTTTAGCAACACCTGTGGCACTCTAGTCAGGACGCGTTGTCCCATTAATGTCAAGTTAAGGGAAACGGTGGACGACAACATCAAGACACTTCTCTGGAATGAGTTGCAGAAGTATTTTGTGTACCCTCCTAGATCAGAGGTCAGGGGAAGAGATTACGCACTTAAAAAGATGGGAGATCGATGGCGACAGTGGAAATCCGATCTAAATCGGGATTATGTTCAGAAGAATCTCCCACCGTTCACGGAATATGGACATATATCGCAGGCTGACTGGGATACGTTTGTTGCGGATCATACAACAGTTGAAGCATTGGctttgaggaaaaaaatgtcCGAGCTCGCCAAGAAGAACAGATATCCCCATAGATTGGGGTCGAGCGGATACGCTGGGCACGTTGATCAATGGCGGGAGACCGAGCAAAGATTTACAGCGGCCGGCAAACCTCTGCTGGTAGACCCCATGGCGGAACGTGGCAAGAACTGGGTTTGGGTGCGCAGCACAGATCAAGTCTCGGATGAGGGAGACATACTATTCGAGACTCCAGACATAGAAGAAGTGACTACTAATTTGCAGCAGATAGTCGAGAAAGAAAGATCAGGATAGTTCATCCCACGGAGGGAGCGAGACCAGCTTACTGCGGTGTTGGGGACCGCCGAACACTCTGGACGTGTAAGGGGTTTGTCCTTAAAGACAAGTTGAAAGATAGGGTTTCCACAAGACGCACCAAGCTATAAGAAGAGAGACAAATACAAAGAACAACTATCAGACAAAATCTATGCGCAAGTGAAGGAACACTTCTACTCATTGGCAGCTGAAAACCCGACAACCTTTCCAAGATTATTCCCTGATGGCCAGCAACCCACACAATCCGCACAGCAAACAACTAATGTACCCAACAGTGTAGGCTCAATGGAGACAACTCCCTTCCCTGTGGATAGTATAACTGGACCAACTCCGTGCAGTCTCGTCGTACCTATCGGCCGCGCTAGAAAGACTAAGGAGGTTGCAACGGGTTTAGCGATACCCGGACGTCAATTCCACAACACGGCAATCCCTGAGGATTACGCAAGGGTACATGTCGCCAAGGTCCATAGCGACCACATTTCCTTGGGGCTAGACATACCTGCACCTGAGGGGATTGAACTTCTCGGTGATGCAGTGAATCAGTTTATCTTGTGGCACCGCAGAGACATAATCCTGACCGCGGCCATTCTAGCAGCAGGATCTTCAACTCCATCCTCATCGCAGGCAAGGACAGCTGCCGCTCCTGCACCACCGTCGCCTCCTGAACCACCGTCACCTCGACATCCGGCGTCACCACCACTGCTTAGGTCACCGCCTCACCAACCTAAACCACCACCCTCCCCTTCTCAACAGCCTGCTCTCCCGGCTCCGCAACCAGTTCAAGCCTCTCCCACCTCCCCACCTAAACAGCATGCCTCCCCTGGCTCTGTCCTCAGTTCAAGCCTCTCCACCTACACCCCAATCTGCTCTGGTAGAACAAGTGCACATACCAGAAGATACTACATCCGAACCGAAGTCTAATCCTTTGGAACCTCGTCGTATAATTCCAAAGTTGATATCGACATACGACCCAAAGGAGATTGACAAGGATAAGGAGAAGTTCATGTTTTCGGCTTTCAGGAATtctgagaagagaaaagaacttGCTCATGTCATCTCAGACTCCCAGAAGTAAGTACTAGCGACCCAAGATGAAGTGCAATCCTAGTTATCTGCCGATGTGCCTGAAACTTATGAGTATGGCAAGCCATTCTTGCCAACTTATCTTATGAACAAGCTACCATGGGAAATGAGGGTAATGCACGAATGGTATATCAAGGCATCTAGGAAGGGTCTCGGTTTCATAAGCGTCGCCGTCCTGGAAGGCGCTTTCATGAGTGGTCCTAATgggatatttttttatctctttccgAGACCTTTACGCCCTCTACAAGCTAGATAAAATGGACGTTAATCTCGTTGCGGCGTTCTGTCTGTAAGTCTGAACTCTTTATTACATGTTACACGTATCAttccaaacaaagaaaccaaatCTCATTACTTCTTTGTTCATTGTACAGTATGCAATTCCACGAAGCTGATAGAACTGGAGCAAAGGTTGGATACGTCGATCCAACAAGAATATGCAAAACACAACACACCATAGAGCTGAGAGAGGACTGCGAGCAATTGGTTGGCAAGACCCCTCAAGAAAAGGAAGAATATGTGAAGACATTGCACAAGAGGAAGAAGCTAGAAGTAGCAACATACTTGGCAATAGCAATGCTGGCGCACGCCGACAAAGATGTCTTAATGGTCCCCTACGCGTTCACGTaagctttctcttctttttgtttaattAGTTTATCTTCTTCGTAATTTTCTGTCTCCAATAAGCCTATCTTATATGCAGAGACCACTACATATTATTCCTTATATATCCAAAAGACCAATTGATCATATCATTGGACCCCTCACACTATGACAAGGAGACATTTATGGAATTCCTCACTATTTTGAATTTGTAAGTGATAAACATTTCATTAATAACTACTGATAAATTGTTTAGGTCGATCCACAGTCTTCTAACTATTGATAAAACAATTGTTTTCTTCAAACAGAGCACACAAGTACTACCGCAAAAGAGGCGGACCAGTACATATTCCAGACCAGAAGCAGTTATCCGTCAGGACTGGCTGGCCGGTACTATCAAATCTATACCAATACAACTAATTATCaaacaatacatatatactaaATTATATCTACTGAGATCGGTCCCTCATAATTATATCGTAGTGCTACAAACAACCACcaggaactaacttgtgcggttATTACGTATGCGAGATGCTCAGAGTAAACGGGAGGTACAAAACAACCAGTAACCGAGTAAGTCAGCGAACTCTTCTCTACAAAGAAACCCATCTAGCACACACTTCTCACTGAGtaccattttattttcttttctgtgCGCAGATCCCCGAAATCCCATATATTGCACAACGATTCAACGATAGTACCATCTTGAACGTGGCCGCTGACCTCTGCCGATTCATCCGTCGCGATGTCTGCAACGTAAGAGGTCTCTTCTACGACAACCAGAGTGAACTCGCAATGGATGACAAATTTAAACCTCTCAGAGAGCGGgagaaagaacatatgcaatgacaTGTACACGACTTATacatatgatgaaaaaactgtgGCACTTGTATTATATATTTCGTATGTAAATTACGATTGAATTTATGGTTATGTATTACATGTTTGTTACTGTGGCACTTGTCTTATCTCATATGCTTACTATTCCGAAATACGATAATAAATCcctcaataatttaatattaattacGAGACACATCTCACCAAAAGGctagaataaatattattttagctaTTCGGAAATTGAATTTCGCATGCGGTCTACTTAAGACGgctgcatgcgaaaatagatcttcgcatgcggtctTGTTAAGTCAACTACATAGGAAAatagatcttcgcatgcggctacTTAAAtggaccgcatgcgaagatctattttcgcatgcggtcgtCTTAAGTGGCTAGGCCGGCCGCATGTGCAAATGGTGATCTTTGCAGACCATTTCGCGCATGCGGGCCGGCCAACCGCATGTGAAGATCGATTCCGCCCGTATGCAAAAACACTTTCTATAGTAGTGTTTGTTGAATGACAGGAGAGACCAAGAGAAAGAGACAGAGGAGGGGAACAATTCGACCGAGGCAACAGTCACATTCATGAAAGGGATGGTGGACGTGAAGAGCATGCTTCCTTTCGAGAAAAtttcttatatgccattgaaaccTCACTGGTTTCCTTATATACCATCGAAAAGTAGCTATTTCCTTCTATGCCACTAGGTGAAGTTTTTGTTCCATTTTATGCCACTACCATCACCATTCTGTTAACCCTCTGTTAAATAGGCTTTGAAATGACAAGTTTACCCTTGATATTCTTCTTCAAcatgttcttttctcttctctatcCCTGTCATTCGTCCAAGAGACGATGAGTCAGTTATTTTGGTGCTGCCATGAAGCGATAGCTTTTCTCGTTCTTTTCAATTGCAATATAAGCAAAGATGACACGTCGCcaggaagagagaagggaacaGGGTATCGGGATAGGGAAGCCGCATCCCAAACATACTAACAGTTACTTGGTGACGGCAATGGCAATTGAGTGAATGAccaggtcaaaaaaaaaatggcaaatgAGTGAATGAAAGCAAATGAGCTTAATTATATTGCCGTGCATGTGAAATGGATTAATCATtcacttagggtgtgttcggacccaagggttcccaacccttctccatcgtattccgcgcgcacgcttttcaaactgctaaacggtgtgtttttttgcaaaaaaatttctatatgaaagttgcttaaaaaaatcaaattaatctatttttgaaaaaaaattagcaaatacttaattaatcacgcgctaatagacaGTTCCGTTTTCCGTATTCACTGTTCCGGGATGGGAACGTGTTctagcgaacacagcctatTCAGGCTGTAGATGTCACCGGCGGCTATGCCGACCACTTCTTTTGTCCTTAATTTAATTTCATCCCTCGTACCAGATCCTAGAAAATATAATACTAATACTGTCACCCACATCCCATGAACatgtagagtttttttttaaaaaaaaataaacaacctCCCTAATCTCTGTAATAGCTTCAGTTAACACGTTAACGATCAGATTGATCGACCGCGCATGCAGTCGTGTATAGAAAAGTTCCATGCATGTTGTGATGTTGATAACATAACTTGGACGAATGACAGGgatagagaagagaaaagaacatgTTGAAGAAGAATATTAAGGGTAAACTTATCATTTCAAAGCCTATTTAACTAAGGGTTAACAGAATGATGACGGTAGTGGcataaaaggaaacaaaaacttCACCCAGTGGCATAGAAGGAAATAGCTACTTTTCGATGGTATATAAGGAAACCAGTGAagtttcagtggcatataagaaaTTTCCTCCTTTCTTAAAGGGttgaaatcataaaaaaataaatatttatttccTGTTGCAACGCTTAGATATGTTTTAAGTATATATAGCAACAATTATTTTTGTATTTAAACTACACAGGAAATCTTAGGATCATAAGGAGCATCTTCACATGGGTGACCAACTCCCCACCAGCGCATAGCTGCTTCGCGTGAAAAGCAACACCACAGTTGTGCGCCATGTAACAAATCATCTCCACCCATACCGTCGAGATAAGGTCCCAGCGAGCAGCTGCTTCCTCCATTTTAAGCAATTCTGACGACACATCGATAGCATCACCAAGCACATCATGATGCCGTGCGGAAAGGAGATTCTCGACAAACTCACTCCGATCAACTGGGCGGTCTAAGATAACAGGCCACATCACTTGCTCTCGACTATAACTGAGACTGTCACGCTCGTATTTACTGACCATGGCTTTGCACTTGACGATGAGGTACATGACGTAATTTGACAACTCCCAGTTTGAGTTCATCAACTTTTCAGTAGAATCAGCAACTCTACTACTGTCGGCCTCTAGGCATATGTCGGTCACCAGGTGCCAAATAAAGACACTTGCCACAAAACCCAAATCTTGGATCCGACTAATCCAAAGTGCTCGTTGAGCTCTGGCACTTGGAGATGCAGAAGCCTGCTCCTCATCACTTGTACCAGCAGTAAACTCGAAGGGAGGAGGAGCTTCATGGTGGTAATACCTTTTGACCCACCGTTGTGCCCACTCCCCATGGAATCTGGTCAAGTCCAGCTTGTTTGCACTTGTTGAAGTGGCCCATATCTTGAGCATTTTATCAAGGATTAGCCTCTTCACATCGGTAGATACCTTGACAGGTTTGGTACTGCAGGCTCGCTCAATGCCCACGAGACGCATCACCCGTCCCAGCTGCAGTCCTGCTTTTTTCTCATGGATGCACTCGTCGATCATGTTATACTGTTGTAGCTCCCCTGACCACTCTATTCTGCTGCTTTCCGGATGGAGATGCTTTCTGGCAAATGAGAATTAATAATATATTACTTTCATAAAACACTTATTGTATAAGCAAAATATTTCTTTCTTGAGAGCTTTTACGGTGTTTGCATTCTAAAATTGGTAAAAATCTAACGGTCCACAATAAAAGGTACCACTTAAAAGATATTTAAGTATTGATATAGGTACTTTGGTAGTAAGTGTAAAAGGATAATTTTTTAAGGGATAGAGAAGGGCATAATTGTCTTCTTATCAGTTTTAGGTACACAGGTACTGCATCGGTACCTCATCTCTAGTATGCCCGTAATTCTCATTTTCGTTATTTACGTGTCCTAAAAAGATTTACATTTCCTTCCTAGGAACATGATCGTCGGTAATCCTCCATTACAAAATATACGTGTTTTTTCTTAGATTCACATCTTCTTTCTAAGAATATGATCGTGATATTTTTTAGGTTGATATTTTGTTTCTAATAACACAATTGGATAAAATATGACCGAATGTTTGTGtggttattttaaaatttatattttatcacaaAGAACATATAACCTCAATAAAAGATCGTCGATTTGTAGGTTCATATGTAATTCATCGTCAATACGCTATATTTACATGTTTGTTCATCTTTGCATATTCTCCCCCAATAACATGAACATAGATACTATAATTTCAAAGTACAaagtcttaaaaaaatatcaaagtaCAAGATATGACAGTAAGTGAAGAAGGAAATTGATATGTTTTGTTGATCATGCAGCCATGTTGTTTTGGGCGAAAAAATgtgttattttttattattatgttgaTTAGGGTGCAATCGCTACAATTGAGGAAATTCTTTTAAGAATAAAATGCTGTCTCTTTAATTCTATAGTAATCAACTGTGTTAATTAGTGGGATCCTGATCTTGTTCTCACATCTTCGTTCCAAATATTTGAACTTGCTAGCTAATAACTTGCGTTACTCTTGTTAAGCATGCTAGAAATTAGGGGCTAATTTAACCATCACCGTTTCCAACTTAATCATCATACATGCATGAACACATGCTAAATTTAGTGGCTAATTTGGCTGCCACGTACGCTACCTTATATAGAAACATGCATGTCAACTTAATTATAAATTTGTGATACATGAAACAACACAAAAATACATTCAAATAttagaaaatgataaaatttatttaggagataaaatttattttggagaTAAAATGTATGGGAAGATTTACATTTTCGACCGAATGATACAAAATGTAACGGAGACAAAATGCCTCggaagatttacaactttttctACCAAACAATACCGATCAATTCAGCTAGGTATTTGATTAACCCAAAATACTCATATTTTACAAGTTAATTACTTCACTGCCATCGGTTACAATAACTTTTATTCTGTACCTTGCCCCTCTCTTGATCAACGGTTCATATTGTTCTATCTCTCAATACTTTAAGTACCTCGCAAACACCGCAAAAGCTCTCTTCTTTTATAGAAGGAAGCAAGGAAGGAAGGTTCAATATTGTGTgtatttcctcttttttcaaTGATCTATAAcctctactatatatataataactgAAAAGGCCAAAATTGAACTAATTAATTTGGGAGTACCGTAAAAGATTCCATGTTGAATATGAAGACATGAGCCACAGCAAGACAGATGATATCTCCAATGTGAAAGCGCCGACAAGCAATATGTAACATATCATTACGTCAGCTATATTGTAGCTGCTCCCCGCCTTGAGATGATGATCAAGCCTGGATAcaagaaacagagagagagcaATACAGTTTAGGGCGAGCGTGGTGATGCGGCACAATAAACCCACCACGAGGCCGCCTCCGAACTTGGTGTAGAAGTAGTCGTATATCATTGAGAGATGGATGTCGGCTAACTTGTACGCCATGTCAACTAGGCTGTCTAAAGGTTCACCACCACCCCATAATTCT
The nucleotide sequence above comes from Oryza glaberrima chromosome 11, OglaRS2, whole genome shotgun sequence. Encoded proteins:
- the LOC127753997 gene encoding uncharacterized protein LOC127753997, translating into MRRLEDAAATTNWSRPASSSSTACTAARRSRTPPPEFVANKPRCPRNRSMQFHEADRTGAKVGYVDPTRICKTQHTIELREDCEQLVGKTPQEKEEYVKTLHKRKKLEVATYLAIAMLAHADKDVLMVPYAFTDHYILFLIYPKDQLIISLDPSHYDKETFMEFLTILNLAHKYYRKRGGPVHIPDQKQLSVRTGWPCYKQPPGTNLCGYYVCEMLRVNGRYKTTSNRIPEIPYIAQRFNDSTILNVAADLCRFIRRDVCNVRGLFYDNQSELAMDDKFKPLREREKEHMQ
- the LOC127755279 gene encoding uncharacterized protein LOC127755279 codes for the protein MGDNQVCVVCVQQRCHPPAADHHSLVTHAQQLWNDWEIQCLVVVSFSLQVFLLFAAVFRKHCRSRVLSVLLWLAYLSADSVAVFVLGRLTLLGDNQQQHRLVLFWAPFMLLHLGGQETITAFSMEDCALWKRHLLTLTVQMLMAIYVVSMQWRGDKWLAVPTAIMFVAGTTRYAERIWALRRAQSTSLESSDMEFYAPSAEYDFNTHSTDYYSKLSSIISDEQERNFERIVEVATKGFRLGLDFLMDVIPPRPAYWYQGGTELWGGGEPLDSLVDMAYKLADIHLSMIYDYFYTKFGGGLVVGLLCRITTLALNCIALSLFLVSRLDHHLKAGSSYNIADVMICYILLVGAFTLEISSVLLWLMSSYSTWNLLRKHLHPESSRIEWSGELQQYNMIDECIHEKKAGLQLGRVMRLVGIERACSTKPVKVSTDVKRLILDKMLKIWATSTSANKLDLTRFHGEWAQRWVKRYYHHEAPPPFEFTAGTSDEEQASASPSARAQRALWISRIQDLGFVASVFIWHLVTDICLEADSSRVADSTEKLMNSNWELSNYVMYLIVKCKAMVSKYERDSLSYSREQVMWPVILDRPVDRSEFVENLLSARHHDVLGDAIDVSSELLKMEEAAARWDLISTVWVEMICYMAHNCGVAFHAKQLCAGGELVTHVKMLLMILRFPV